TCCTAGGTTGACACGGGGTGGAGATCGCAACAGTCCTTCTTTATAGCTGTATGAATAAAGACGATGTTCACAGTGAATGTCGCTGTCCGTGCCTTGCTGCCACCAGTAATCCCAGTGGGGGGAGGATGGGGCTTTCCGGGGGGTCCCTGGCTTTGCCCCCCCTCCTCTTCTTTTCACCCcagggcttttttctttccttctcttgaaCTAAACTTCTCTGGAGTTGGttgaacaaattaaataaatgaaacccAACTTTCAGCTTGAcaaatttaaatgttttctgcttcagTCTGACCCTTGGGCTCTGACCTgagcacacaccccccccctcccccccgctgTCACCCCCAAAGCTCCCCTTGGGCTGTGACCCCCGTGGGCTTGTTCGCCACAGAGAGAAGCCAGAATTTTGTACTGGAGGCTCCAGGGCTGAAGCAGGGTCCCGgtgctccccccccagcccctcccggGGGGCGGTACCGGTAccggcatggggggggggggaaccctggGACGGTACCCACGGGGATGGCGGCAGCTCGGAGCCACCGTTGAGATGTCACCGATGCGGGGCCTCCTGGCACCGCAAAACGCTTTTCTGGACACCATCGCTCGCCGCTTCGACGGGACGCGTGAGTGTACTGCCAACCGGCACCGGCAACCACggggctcaccccccccccccaaaacccctcccGGCCCGGAACCAGCCCCAtcggggttttgggggtggggggggcagcaccAGGAGTGGGTGATGCTCGGCACTGCGCATCCCCCCCCAGGACTGGGGACCGGTCACCCCCCTCAGAGACCACCCGGTGGGATTGGGACAAGGTGGGGGGGCTACGCTCCAgtccccaccttcccccccccccccccgtcttgcCCACCGGGGAAGGATCTGGCCCCAttgccccctccccagggctaTAAATACCCACCTCCGCCCCCGCCGTACCAGTGAGTAACGGTGATGAGCTCCGTGGTACCGGGGCTGCACCGGGCTGGGACCGgcagccgcggggctgggggggggctggagccccCCGGGATCACTCCGGTCCTTGGGAAAGGGCCccccgccttcctcctcctcctcctcctcctctgtccccagcctggtGCTGGCCTCTCCCGGGGAGAGCGGGTGGGAGGCAGCCCCCCACGCTGTTCCTATGCAAATGTATGCAAATGAGGCAGAGTGGGCTCCACCGGTGCCAACGGGGCGGTTCAGTCCAAGCGTTGCTGCGCGGCGGGTAAAAATAACCCAGCGGACCCAGATGGCTGCGGGTACACCCCCCCGCTCCAGCACCCCCGGACCCCCCCTGGACCCCCCAGCCAGGGGGACCCAGgcaccccagccccttccccccccaagccccatggGCTCCCCCAAACCCAAGGGGCACCCCCAAACCCAAGGGGCACCCCTAGCCCCTTCCTCCCTCCAACCCATGCCATCCCCCAGCCTCACGGGCTCCCCCAAACCCCTGGGGTCCCCCCCAGTCccctttccccccagccccacggctccccGCAcccctttctgcccccccccccccccccccttcccagccgCCTCTCCGTTGCAGACAGTAACTTCGTGCTGGGCAATGCCCAGGTGCCCAGCGCCTTCCCCGTCGTCTACTGCTCCGACGGCTTCTGCGACCTGACGGGCTTCTCGCGGGCGGAGGTGATGCAGCGCTGCTGCGCCTGCTCCTTCCTCTACGGCCCCGACACCAGCGAGCTGCTGCGGCAGCAGCTGCGGCGCGCGTTGGACGAGCACCAGGCCTTCAAGGGCGAGCTCATCCTCTACCGCAAGAGCGGTGGGTGGTAGCGAGGGCGGACGGGTCCCTTCCGCGGTCCTTccgcaccccccgccccggggttTTGGGGGCGATGCTCCGTCAGCCCGggtgttgccccccccccccccgtcaggTGTCCCCTTCTGGTGCCTGGTGGACGTGGTGCCCATCAAGAACGAGAAGGACGAGGTGGCCCTGTTCCTCGTGTCGCACAAGGATATCACCAGCACCAAGAGCCGCTCGGGCGCCGACAGCGCGAAGGACGCGGGTGAGGGGATGGCGAGGGGGAAGACGGGACCGGCTGGACCCCCCCGTGGCCACCATCCCTCCCGTCTCTCCCGGCAGGCGGGCGCCGGCGGTTCAGCCGTGCCGGAGGGAAGAGCTTCAACGCCAGCCGGCGCCGGAGCCGGGCGGTGCTGTATCACCTCTCGGGGCAcctgcagaagcagagaaaaagcaagcacAAGCTCAGAAAGGTGGAGCTGGGACGCGGGTCGGGGCTGGGGGACACGGGTTGGGGCTGGGGGACacgtgctggggctgggggacacatgttggggctggggacagggcatcCTGGCTGGGAAGAGGCTGATGCCGTGGACGTGGTGACACGAGGGCTGGGGACAAGGTGCTGCGGCTGAGGGCAGGCTGTTTCCAGGGTGTCGGGGGGACAGAGACAAGGTGTCGGAGGTGGGGACAAGGTGTCGGAGGTAGGGACAAGGTGGCTGGACTGGGAAGGGGCTGGAGATGAGGTGTGTGGGTTTGGGATGTCCAGGCTGGGGGACACACCTAGGCTGGAGacaggggaaggagagggctgGGGACAAAGTGTTGAAGTTGGGGACAGTATGTCCGCGCTAGTGACAGTGTgtctgggctggggacagggtgtCAGGGCAGGGGACAAGGTGtaggggcaggggacagggcatctaggctgacccccccccccgtctccatCAGGGCGTCTTCGGGGACAAGCCCTCGCTGCCCGAGTACAAGGTGGCCCGCCATCCGCAAGCCCCCCCTCATCCTGCTGCACTACGGGGCCTTCAAGGCGGGCTGGGACGGGCTCATCCTGCTCGCCACCCTCTACGTGGCCGTCACCGTCCCCTACAGTGTCTGCGTTGGCGCTGGCAGTGAGGAGGGGCTGCCGGCCGCCCGCGGCCCCCCCAGCGCCTGCGACCTGTGCGTGGAAATCCTCTTCATGCTGGGTAaagcccccccccacctccccacgcACAACCCTGCCCCGTGCCGGCTCGGGGCTGGCAGAGGCCGGGAGGACTCGGTGCACTGATGGCCGCCCCACTTCGCCCCAGACATCATCCTCAATTTCCGCACCACCTTCGTCAGCAAGTCGGGGCAGGTGGTGCTGGAGCCCCGTGCCCTCGCTCGCCATTACCTGGCCGGCTGGTTCCTGCTCGACCTCGTGCCGCGCTGCCTTTCGACCTGCTCGCCGCCTGCCGGGTCAACGTGGTGAGTGCTGGGATgcggggacaccccccctccccatccaccACCCCGATCTGCGGGGATCCCACTGGGGTTTTGGGGATGCTGATGGACCAAGGGGACCTCACTAGAGACCCTGAAGGGCTGCAGGGATCCCAAAAGGCTGCAGGGACCTTGATGGGGCTGCGGGGACCCCGATGGGGCTTTTGGGATCCTGGGGGGATTATGGAGACCCTGATGTGGCTGTGGTGACACTGATGGGGTACTGGGGACCCTAATGGTTTGTGGTGACACTGATGGGGTACTGGGGACTGTAATGGGGCTGTGGGGGCACTGGGGACCCTGATGGGCTGCAAGACCCCCCCCGTTAACGCTACAGGGACCCTCATGGGCTGTGAGGGACCCCCACAGGGGCTTGTGGCTGGACGGACCCAACTGGTGCCCCATCCCCTCCGGCGCTGCCCCTCTCCCCGCAGTACGTGGGGGCCCATCTGCTGAAGACGGTgcggctgctgcggctgctgcggctgctgcccaACCTGGACCGGTACTCGCAGTACAGCGCCGTGGTGCTGGCGCTCCTCATGGTGGTCTTCGGCCTCCTGGCCCACTGGGTCGCCTGCGGCTGGTTCTTCCTGGGGCAGCGCGAGGTGGAAGGCAGCCCCACCGCCCTGCCCGAGATCGGTACGGCCGCCCTGCCGCCACCGCGCCCCCCCGCTCCgtggtggggggctgcaggggttcTTGTCGCTTGTCCCCCCACATGCCTGACCCTGCTacggtgtccccgtcccccagAGCTGGTGGCTGTGCACCCTCTGAACTACTGCTGGGGTTTACTGGTGTGGTCccgttgtccccccccccccaatgtccTTTTTGCACCCTGAGACTGAGAcctgcccctgcaccccacgaccaccaccaccagcccccccGCCACGAGACCTGCCTATGCaacctgtgcccccccccccagcccctgtccAGTTTCTGCCCGTACCCCCTGCGCCCATGtggggctgtccctgtcccccaccccaagCTGGGCAGCCCCCCCCATGGCTCTGCTCAccccctgccccgtccccccccccccaggctggctgcaggagctggcGCGGCGGCTGGAGACCCCCTACTACCTGGCCAGGAGAAATTGCAGCACCGGGGGGGCCGGGAACGGCACGGGGCCGGGGGCCAACTGCAGCGGGAgttgggggctgctggggggcccCTCGCTGCGCAGCGCCTACATCACCTCCCTCTACTTCGCCCTGAGCAGCCTGACCAGCGTGGGCTTCGGCAACGTCTCCGCCAACACCGACACCGAAAAGATTTTCTCCATCTGCACCATGCTGGTCGGGGGTGAGGGGCCAGGGTGGgcaagttggggggggggtgtggaagaGGGGGACCCGGTAAGTGGGTGACGGGTGTCCTCGCCGTCCCCAGCGCTAATGCACGCGGTGGTCTTCGGCAACGTGACGGCCATCATCCAGCGGCTGTACGCCCGCCGGTTCCTGTACCACAGCCGCACCCGCGACCTGCACGACTACATCCGCATCCACCGCATCCCCCGGCCCCTCAAGCGCCGCATCCTCGAGTATTTCCAGAGCACTTGGGCGGCCAACAACGGCATCGACACGGCCGAGGTCAGCCCATGCCGCGGGCAccgcggaccccccccccccaggacccggGGAGGCAGCGGTGGTGCATGGACGGAGGGATACTGGGATGCTGCGATCCCATAGCAGGGATGGATGGGACTCGGATGTACGGTCTGCGGTTGGGGATGGATGGGAACTGGGGTGCTTCACCCCATAGCAgtggtggggggggtccccagccccatagcagggatggaggggggggggaatttgggGTGCTCAGTCCGTGATGGGGATGaatgggggcctgggggggggtccccagccccataGCAGGGATGGAAGGGGGGACTTTGGGGTGCTCAGTCCATCGTGGAGATGaatgggggcctggggggggtccccagccccttagcagggatggagggggggaatTTGGGGTGCTCAGTCCATCATGGAGATGAATGGGGGCCTGGGGGGGTCCTCAGCCCCTtagcagggatggagggggggacTTCGGGGTGCTCAGCCCACAGTGGGAAGGGATGGGGAGCTCACAATGCCCCAGCCCCACAGTAGGGATGGATGGGGGGGCTCTGGGTGTACAGTCTGTGGTGGGGCTGGATGGGGAGCTCCGAGGGGCTTGGGGGGCGGTGGGACACGGGGGGGGATGTGTGTGCGTCAGCCCCCAACCCCCTGAGCTCCGTCCgcacagctcctgcagagccTGCCCGAGGAGCTGCGGGCCGACATCGCCCTGCACCTGCacaaggagctgctgcagctgcccctcTTTGGGGGGGCCAGCCGGGGCTGCCTGCGCACCCTCTCCCTGGGGGTGCGCCCCGCTTTCTGCACCCCCGGCGAGCTCCTCATCCGACGGGGCGACGCGCTCCAGGCGCTCTACTTCCTCCGCTCCGGCTCCATGGAGGTGCTGCGGGACGGCACCGTCCTCGCCATCCTCGGTGCGGGACGCGGGAGCGGGCTGAGGCCGGCCACGTCGTGACGCCGATGGTTGGCCTGACGCTCCCTTCTCCCCCGCCacgtgtttgtgtgtgtgtgtcccccccaacaCCTTGTCCAGGGAAGGGGGACCTGATCGGCTGCGACCTGGGGGGGTCCCGGCTGGCCCGGGCGGACGTGCGGGGGCTGACGTACTGCGCCCTGCAGAGCTTGGGGCTGCCGGCGTTGGCCGAGGGTCTGGCCCTCGACCCCGAATTCGCCCGCGCCTTCCGCCGGCAGCTCCCCCGCGAGCTCAGCTACGACCTGGGGGGTGCCCCCGAGGTGAGGTGACGTCACCGGGGGACGGGGAGTGATGTCATGGGGCAGGGGAGTGACATCATGGAGCCAGGGGTGGCAGGGGGGCTGATGCTACCCCCCAGCAGCGACggtgagggtggggggggagaggggaggcgaAGTCGTGGGCTCGGTGGGTCCAAGACCCTGAGGCAGCTCTTGGCCTGACGGATGACGTCACAGCCTCCTAGTGACATCACCATCCCCAGGCTATGACGTGACTCTTAGCTAAGGGGGGACGTGACAAATTTGAGGCATGACCCGCGGGGCCAAAGTCAatggcgggtgggggggggacacagtgCAGAGCCAGTGGGTGACATCACAGGAACGAGAGTGACATCACGGGAACGAGAGTGACATCATGGGGCCTGGGTGATGTCACAGGGGGAAGGGGTGATGCAGGGGGTGCAGGAGCAGGGCCCCCCCCCTTTATGCCCTGGCTGCAGGCTGAGTCGTGCCCGCCCACGCCGCTGCCCACGCTGGAGGAGGGGGCCGAgccgcagccccccagccccggcctggccccccccagcccccagccgtCCCCcccagcggggacccagccccggcccccccacgGCAGAGGCCCCCACGCCCACCCCGAGCCCGGACGCCCCACGGCCCTGCAGCTGCACCCTTGGAGCAGCCCCCCAGACCTGAGTCCCaggtgaggggcagggaggggggggggggggctagagCACTGGGTCCGtgccccaccgccccccccacTGTCCCACAGGGTGGTCGACGGCATCGAGGGGGAGGGCTGCGCCACCGACAAGCCCCTCTTCAACTTCCACCTCGACCCCTCCCTGGGGCCAGgtaaagtggggggggggggcccgatGCTGGGacggggggggctgcacccctgggtgccccaaGGAGACACTCGCCTCTCCCCCCAGCTGGGGACGGGGGGCTGCTGGCCATCCCCCCCGGCCCCTCGGAGCCGAGCAGCGCCGACACCATCGAGAAGCTGCGGCAGGCGGTAAGGGGGGGGCCTGGGAGGGCTGtaggggggtttggggggggggtgtctaggGGAGTGCTGACCCCCATCACCCGCAGGTGGCCGAGCTATCAGGGCAGGTGCTGCAGCTGCGGGAGGGGCTGCGGGTGCTGCGAGAGgctgtgcagctcctgctgctgctgccgccccccccgcgccccgacGCCCCGGTGGTGGCCGCAGCCCTCCAGCCGCTCCGTGTGGAGACGGGGGGGCCGGGGCTCTGCCTGCACCAGCCACCCCCCGACTGCAcccacagccagccctggggctggggcccCCCCACCGCTCAAAGtgtgccctggttgtgtcccaACCCCTTCTGGGGCTCCccgggggggcaggaggggcagctgCAGGGGAGCCCCCCCTCACAGCCGCCTGTCCCTGCCTCATCGGGGGGCCACGGTGTCCCCATGCCGGAGCCCACCGTGCCCTGGGATGTGCCCAGCCTGGAACTGGCGCTGATGGGGGGGTCCCAGAGGCAGGGGCCCCCCTCGTCCCAAGAGGAGGGGACGGGCATGTAATGGGACCCCCAAGGTGACTTTTTCAATAAAGAAGTAACGTTAAGAACAGGAGCTGGGGGTCTTATGTCCCCCCCCGCGGTGGCCCCAGGCCCTGGGGACCCCCACATCGGGGCAGGGGAAAACACTTTATTGGAAGGTAACAATCTCcaatggggctgggggcaggaggggcccagcacccccagggagGCATCTTGAGGGGGGCCGGGGAGCCCCAGTGCCAAactgggggctgtggggacccccactccccccatACAGGGCCAGTGGGGGGGACCCggcagagcagcccccagccctcatCACTGCTGGGCCAGCTTGGCCGCCTCCGCCTTGATGAGGGCAATCAGGTCCTGGTTGATGAGGAAGACGAAGCGGAGGCTGGCgatctggggaggggggagcagagggTGAGCAGGATGGGACCCCTagaccccccaggaccccccccacctGCATCGGGGCTTACCTCCACCAccgagttgttgttcagcttccACTTATTGCCACCGAGCACGGGGCGCCCGTCGATGTAGATGGGGCGCCGGCCCTCATTAGCGATGAAGAAATCCCCGTTATTCTTCAACTTGATGACGCCTGGAGGGGGGATATGGGGTGAGGGGGGATACGGGGTGAGAGGAGGGGGGAAcgcagccctccctgctccagaGCCCCCCAAGACCTGCCCCAGCCCCGATCCCCGTCCCTACCCTGCTTGCGGGAGATCTTCCAGGCCGGTCCCTCCAGCGCCAGGTCCACATCGATCTGGTTGTCCTTTGTGGCTCTGCCCAGCGTGATCTGGGGGGAACGAAGTGACAGGGGGCCGTGGTGAGGCCgggggggctccctggggagtgggggggctcTGCTAGGGTGAGGGACGGGGGGCACAACACCTGCGCTCACCTCCCGGGAACGCATGAGGTACCGCACCATGCGGCCCCGCAGTACGGCCAGCGTCTGGCTGTCAAAGTCCGGGGAGCTCATGCCTgcgggaaggaggagggagaggggtggAGGGACACACAGACAGCTGGGGGGACGGACAGACGGCCCCCCCTGGCTCCCAGCTCTCACCTGTgatgctgtcgaccagcacctgCCACTtgtgcagctcctgctccagctgccggATCTCCCGCTTCTGGCGCCGGTCGGCCACAGtcagctctggggaaaaaagggaaaagggaggtggggagggtggggggcaccTATCCCCCATCCCGGGGGGGTCCTGGGCCTCTCCCCACCAATTCAGGCTGCCCAGATGGGAGCGGGCTGGACTCAccgtgctccagcacctcatcCCGCACATCCCTGcaggggagaagaggcaggatGAAACTGTGCTCCCCCCCTAGCCACGGCCCCTCTCCCTaccccagccccccaaaaccctcacTTCAGCTTGCTGTCATCAAGCATGTCCTCAGCGTCCGAGAAGTTCAGCACTTGGTCCCCCTTGGGCAGTGGCTGCACTGAAAGGAGCAAGAGGAGAAGGAgtgagggggctggggggggcacaggggacGCGGGGGACACAGGGGACCCTCCCGGCCTCACCGGTCTGGTCATCCAGCAGGTAGTACTGCTTCATGAGCTGCCAGTGGAGCTGCAGAGCCTTGGCCGTCCGGGAGGGGTAAAAGACGTCAGGATGCTTATGGAGCAGCTCCTGGAAGGTGTCGAGCGTGGGCTGGCTGGTCTGCGGAAGGGAGAAGGGACACATGGCACCAGGGACCCCCACTGAGAGCCCAAGACCCCAGACTGGAACCCCCCCATCCCGCTCTGCTCCCAGCTGGCTCTTACCGATCCCACCTTGttcagcagctgctcctcagctTTGCTGAACAGCACTTTGCTCTGAATGGCGGCGATCGCCTCGGGGTGCAGCTGCCGCATGGCCTGGCAGGCCAGCCTGGTGCGGGGGGGGGAAAATCGCAGTGTGAgagcccccaccagcccccacCCGGGATGGCTCTGCCCCTCCGGGCCTGTCCCGCACTCACTTGGAGATGATGGGGTCGTAGAGGAGCGCGTACCACCGCTCCTGGATCTCCCGCAGGTTGAAGCGGCAGCTGAACTTCACGCCCAAGTGCACGGAGGTCAAGTCATTGGTCTGGAAAAGTCCCCAGGTGAGGGGACAGTCCCACGGGGGACCAGCCCCAAAACATGGCGACGGCAAACACCCCCCTGCGAGGGCCCCCAGGGGGACAGGCAGCTTCCCCTGGGGTCGTTACCTGCAGCACGGCATTGATGAGCAAAAGGTCGTCAGCGGGTTTCCAGCGGCCCAGGTCCTTCGTCACCTGCAGGGGCTGTTTGCTCTTCTTCATCCGCTTGGCGAGGCCGGGGGTCGGGACCGGGCTGGGCGCGATGGGGGTGGACACAGACTTGGAGACCTGGGGGGGCAGAGGCGAGGTTTCGGGGTCTCTCTGAGCTCCCCAGACCCCTGGCTGACCCCTGGATGTCCCCACCAGCCCCTTACCTTCTTTTTCTCACTAGAGGAGGGCTCGCTGCCCGAGCAGCGCCCGGGCTCGACCCCACCGGCGCCCTTGGCCCGACTAGAGGATTTGGCAAGGCTGCTCTCTACCAGCTCATCGTCAAACTTCTTCCGCTTGATGAACCTGGAAAAAACGAAGACAGTTTTGAGTCCCAGTGCCCGTGGGCCACCGTGTCCTGCagaaaggcaggcagcaggcagggctcagccctgcaccCCCCCTCTCCCACCCCGGCGTACCGCGAGGAGCTGCGGCGCTTGGGGATGGCACCCGAGGCTTGGGCCGAACCCCGCTTCTGCCCCGCCAGCGACTCCTCGTCCTCGGAGCGGCTCGTTGCGCCCGACGCCATCAGTCCGGAGAGCAGCACGTCTGTGGGGGACAGaagagagggggggggggtcaccggCTGCCCCCCAAAAGCTAACCTGCAAAACCTCTGGGCTCCCCATTGCAGCTGGGGGTGCAGCTTTCCagggggcttttggggggggacAACGACACGAC
This sequence is a window from Harpia harpyja isolate bHarHar1 chromosome 15, bHarHar1 primary haplotype, whole genome shotgun sequence. Protein-coding genes within it:
- the MCRS1 gene encoding microspherule protein 1, with translation MSNRFPVGTRKRRRPWRRPGGRRRGAAGASAPGDDVLLSGLMASGATSRSEDEESLAGQKRGSAQASGAIPKRRSSSRFIKRKKFDDELVESSLAKSSSRAKGAGGVEPGRCSGSEPSSSEKKKVSKSVSTPIAPSPVPTPGLAKRMKKSKQPLQVTKDLGRWKPADDLLLINAVLQTNDLTSVHLGVKFSCRFNLREIQERWYALLYDPIISKLACQAMRQLHPEAIAAIQSKVLFSKAEEQLLNKVGSTSQPTLDTFQELLHKHPDVFYPSRTAKALQLHWQLMKQYYLLDDQTVQPLPKGDQVLNFSDAEDMLDDSKLKDVRDEVLEHELTVADRRQKREIRQLEQELHKWQVLVDSITGMSSPDFDSQTLAVLRGRMVRYLMRSREITLGRATKDNQIDVDLALEGPAWKISRKQGVIKLKNNGDFFIANEGRRPIYIDGRPVLGGNKWKLNNNSVVEIASLRFVFLINQDLIALIKAEAAKLAQQ
- the KCNH3 gene encoding LOW QUALITY PROTEIN: potassium voltage-gated channel subfamily H member 3 (The sequence of the model RefSeq protein was modified relative to this genomic sequence to represent the inferred CDS: inserted 1 base in 1 codon; deleted 1 base in 1 codon), producing MSPMRGLLAPQNAFLDTIARRFDGTHSNFVLGNAQVPSAFPVVYCSDGFCDLTGFSRAEVMQRCCACSFLYGPDTSELLRQQLRRALDEHQAFKGELILYRKSGVPFWCLVDVVPIKNEKDEVALFLVSHKDITSTKSRSGADSAKDAGGRRRFSRAGGKSFNASRRRSRAVLYHLSGHLQKQRKSKHKLRKGVFGDKPSLPEYKVAAIRKPPLILLHYGAFKAGWDGLILLATLYVAVTVPYSVCVGAGSEEGLPAARGPPSACDLCVEILFMLDIILNFRTTFVSKSGQVVLEPRALARHYLAGWFLLDLXAALPFDLLAACRVNVYVGAHLLKTVRLLRLLRLLPNLDRYSQYSAVVLALLMVVFGLLAHWVACGWFFLGQREVEGSPTALPEIGWLQELARRLETPYYLARRNCSTGGAGNGTGPGANCSGSWGLLGGPSLRSAYITSLYFALSSLTSVGFGNVSANTDTEKIFSICTMLVGALMHAVVFGNVTAIIQRLYARRFLYHSRTRDLHDYIRIHRIPRPLKRRILEYFQSTWAANNGIDTAELLQSLPEELRADIALHLHKELLQLPLFGGASRGCLRTLSLGVRPAFCTPGELLIRRGDALQALYFLRSGSMEVLRDGTVLAILGKGDLIGCDLGGSRLARADVRGLTYCALQSLGLPALAEGLALDPEFARAFRRQLPRELSYDLGGAPEAESCPPTPLPTLEEGAEPQPPSPGLAPPSPQPSPPAGTQPRPPHGRGPHAHPEPGRPTALQLHPWSSPPDLSPRVVDGIEGEGCATDKPLFNFHLDPSLGPAGDGGLLAIPPGPSEPSSADTIEKLRQAVAELSGQVLQLREGLRVLREAVQLLLLLPPPPRPDAPVVAAALQPLRVETGGPGLCLHQPPPDCTHSQPWGWGPPTAQSVPWLCPNPFWGSPGGQEGQLQGSPPSQPPVPASSGGHGVPMPEPTVPWDVPSLELALMGGSQRQGPPSSQEEGTGM